In Castor canadensis chromosome 11, mCasCan1.hap1v2, whole genome shotgun sequence, a single genomic region encodes these proteins:
- the Eral1 gene encoding GTPase Era, mitochondrial isoform X3: MPENPRILRVVLLGTPNAGKSTLSNQLLGRKIFPVSKKVHTTRCQALGVITEKEAQVILLDTPGIISPVKQKRHHLECSLLEDPWKSMESADLVVVLVDVSDKWTRNQLSPQLLQCLTQFSQIPSILVLNKVDCLKQKSVLLELTAALTEGIVNGKKLNMRQAFCSYPGTHCPSPAAKDPNTQPVANPQRIGWPYFQEIFMLSALSQADVNILKQYLLAQAQPGPWEFHSEVLTNQTPEEICTNKVREKLLEHLPEEVPYSVQQKTVLWEEGPSGELVIQQNLLVSKESHMRILIGQKGHLISQIAQEVGRDLMDIFLCEVHIRLSVKLLK, translated from the exons ATGCCTGAGAATCCCCGGATCCTACGAGTGGTACTCCTGGGAACCCCAAATGCAGGGAAGTCAACGCTCTCCAACCAACTGCTAGGCCGAAAA ATATTCCCTGTCTCCAAAAAGGTGCACACCACACGCTGCCAAGCTCTGGGTGTTATCACAGAGAAGGAGGCCCAGGTG atTCTACTTGACACACCTGGTATCATCAGTCCTGTTAAACAGAAAAG GCATCATCTGGAGTGCTCTTTGTTGGAAGATCCATGGAAGAGCATGGAATCTGCTGATCTTG TTGTAGTTCTTGTGGATGTCTCAGATAAGTGGACTCGGAACCAGCTCAGTCCCCAGTTGCTCCAGTGTTTGACCCAGTTCTCCCAGATCCCCAGTATCCTTGTCTTGAACAAG GTAGATTGCCTAAAACAGAAGTCAGTTCTCCTAGAACTCACAGCAGCCCTTACTGAAGGTATAGTCAATGGTAAGAAGCTCAATATGAGGCAGGCCTTCTGTTCATACCCTGGCACCCATTGCCCCAGCCCAGCAGCTAAAGACCCAAACACACAGCCTGTGGCAAACCCTCAGAGGATCGGCTGGCCCTACTTCCAAGAGATCTTCATGTTATCAGCCCTAAGCCAGGCGGATGTGAATATACTAAAG CAATACCTCCTGGCACAGGCCCAGCCAGGCCCCTGGGAGTTCCACAGTGAAGTCCTCACCAACCAAACACCTGAAGAGATCTGCACCAACAAAGTCCGAGAGAAGCTCCTAGAGCATCTACCAGAGGAGGTGCCCTACAGTGTACAGCAG AAGACAGTATTGTGGGAGGAAGGACCAAGTGGGGAGCTAGTGATCCAACAGAACCTTCTGGTGTCCAAAGAATCTCATATG AGAATACTGATTGGTCAGAAGGGCCATCTGATCTCCCAGATTGCACAGGAGGTGGGCCGCGACCTCATGGACATCTTCCTCTGTGAAGTTCACATCCGTCTCTCTGTGAAACTTCTCAAATGA
- the Eral1 gene encoding GTPase Era, mitochondrial isoform X1 — translation MAAPGRCGARLARWVLGVWWLGPATARGWTAPLRSLLGHQKRGVGTTFSGPRLASASRRYGQGSALDRFLGFPQPDSSLISCVPAVSMYRGEQDLLLVQSPDMPENPRILRVVLLGTPNAGKSTLSNQLLGRKIFPVSKKVHTTRCQALGVITEKEAQVILLDTPGIISPVKQKRHHLECSLLEDPWKSMESADLVVVLVDVSDKWTRNQLSPQLLQCLTQFSQIPSILVLNKVDCLKQKSVLLELTAALTEGIVNGKKLNMRQAFCSYPGTHCPSPAAKDPNTQPVANPQRIGWPYFQEIFMLSALSQADVNILKQYLLAQAQPGPWEFHSEVLTNQTPEEICTNKVREKLLEHLPEEVPYSVQQKTVLWEEGPSGELVIQQNLLVSKESHMRILIGQKGHLISQIAQEVGRDLMDIFLCEVHIRLSVKLLK, via the exons ATGGCTGCCCCCGGCCGATGCGGAGCTAGGCTTGCTCGGTGGGTGTTGGGGGTCTGGTGGCTGGGCCCAGCCACCGCGAGGGGGTGGACAGCCCCGCTCCGGTCACTTCTAGGCCATCAGAAGAGGGGCGTAGGCACTACTTTCTCTGGTCCCCGCCTGGCCTCGGCTTCTCGCCGTTATGGCCAGGGCTCAGCCCTGGACCGCTTCCTCGGATTCCCTCAGCCCGACAGTTCGCTGATTTCTTGCGTCCCCGCGGTGTCAATGTACAGAG GTGAACAGGATCTCCTCTTGGTCCAGTCCCCTGACATGCCTGAGAATCCCCGGATCCTACGAGTGGTACTCCTGGGAACCCCAAATGCAGGGAAGTCAACGCTCTCCAACCAACTGCTAGGCCGAAAA ATATTCCCTGTCTCCAAAAAGGTGCACACCACACGCTGCCAAGCTCTGGGTGTTATCACAGAGAAGGAGGCCCAGGTG atTCTACTTGACACACCTGGTATCATCAGTCCTGTTAAACAGAAAAG GCATCATCTGGAGTGCTCTTTGTTGGAAGATCCATGGAAGAGCATGGAATCTGCTGATCTTG TTGTAGTTCTTGTGGATGTCTCAGATAAGTGGACTCGGAACCAGCTCAGTCCCCAGTTGCTCCAGTGTTTGACCCAGTTCTCCCAGATCCCCAGTATCCTTGTCTTGAACAAG GTAGATTGCCTAAAACAGAAGTCAGTTCTCCTAGAACTCACAGCAGCCCTTACTGAAGGTATAGTCAATGGTAAGAAGCTCAATATGAGGCAGGCCTTCTGTTCATACCCTGGCACCCATTGCCCCAGCCCAGCAGCTAAAGACCCAAACACACAGCCTGTGGCAAACCCTCAGAGGATCGGCTGGCCCTACTTCCAAGAGATCTTCATGTTATCAGCCCTAAGCCAGGCGGATGTGAATATACTAAAG CAATACCTCCTGGCACAGGCCCAGCCAGGCCCCTGGGAGTTCCACAGTGAAGTCCTCACCAACCAAACACCTGAAGAGATCTGCACCAACAAAGTCCGAGAGAAGCTCCTAGAGCATCTACCAGAGGAGGTGCCCTACAGTGTACAGCAG AAGACAGTATTGTGGGAGGAAGGACCAAGTGGGGAGCTAGTGATCCAACAGAACCTTCTGGTGTCCAAAGAATCTCATATG AGAATACTGATTGGTCAGAAGGGCCATCTGATCTCCCAGATTGCACAGGAGGTGGGCCGCGACCTCATGGACATCTTCCTCTGTGAAGTTCACATCCGTCTCTCTGTGAAACTTCTCAAATGA
- the Eral1 gene encoding GTPase Era, mitochondrial isoform X2 encodes MAAPGRCGARLARWVLGVWWLGPATARGWTAPLRSLLGHQKRGVGTTFSGPRLASASRRYGQGSALDRFLGFPQPDSSLISCVPAVSMYRGEQDLLLVQSPDMPENPRILRVVLLGTPNAGKSTLSNQLLGRKIFPVSKKVHTTRCQALGVITEKEAQVILLDTPGIISPVKQKRHHLECSLLEDPWKSMESADLVVVLVDVSDKWTRNQLSPQLLQCLTQFSQIPSILVLNKQYLLAQAQPGPWEFHSEVLTNQTPEEICTNKVREKLLEHLPEEVPYSVQQKTVLWEEGPSGELVIQQNLLVSKESHMRILIGQKGHLISQIAQEVGRDLMDIFLCEVHIRLSVKLLK; translated from the exons ATGGCTGCCCCCGGCCGATGCGGAGCTAGGCTTGCTCGGTGGGTGTTGGGGGTCTGGTGGCTGGGCCCAGCCACCGCGAGGGGGTGGACAGCCCCGCTCCGGTCACTTCTAGGCCATCAGAAGAGGGGCGTAGGCACTACTTTCTCTGGTCCCCGCCTGGCCTCGGCTTCTCGCCGTTATGGCCAGGGCTCAGCCCTGGACCGCTTCCTCGGATTCCCTCAGCCCGACAGTTCGCTGATTTCTTGCGTCCCCGCGGTGTCAATGTACAGAG GTGAACAGGATCTCCTCTTGGTCCAGTCCCCTGACATGCCTGAGAATCCCCGGATCCTACGAGTGGTACTCCTGGGAACCCCAAATGCAGGGAAGTCAACGCTCTCCAACCAACTGCTAGGCCGAAAA ATATTCCCTGTCTCCAAAAAGGTGCACACCACACGCTGCCAAGCTCTGGGTGTTATCACAGAGAAGGAGGCCCAGGTG atTCTACTTGACACACCTGGTATCATCAGTCCTGTTAAACAGAAAAG GCATCATCTGGAGTGCTCTTTGTTGGAAGATCCATGGAAGAGCATGGAATCTGCTGATCTTG TTGTAGTTCTTGTGGATGTCTCAGATAAGTGGACTCGGAACCAGCTCAGTCCCCAGTTGCTCCAGTGTTTGACCCAGTTCTCCCAGATCCCCAGTATCCTTGTCTTGAACAAG CAATACCTCCTGGCACAGGCCCAGCCAGGCCCCTGGGAGTTCCACAGTGAAGTCCTCACCAACCAAACACCTGAAGAGATCTGCACCAACAAAGTCCGAGAGAAGCTCCTAGAGCATCTACCAGAGGAGGTGCCCTACAGTGTACAGCAG AAGACAGTATTGTGGGAGGAAGGACCAAGTGGGGAGCTAGTGATCCAACAGAACCTTCTGGTGTCCAAAGAATCTCATATG AGAATACTGATTGGTCAGAAGGGCCATCTGATCTCCCAGATTGCACAGGAGGTGGGCCGCGACCTCATGGACATCTTCCTCTGTGAAGTTCACATCCGTCTCTCTGTGAAACTTCTCAAATGA